The sequence CGGCCCTCGCCGCAGCGGCAACAACGACGGCGGGAGACCGGCTTCCGCCGGGAACCCTCGTCGGGGCGCCGGCCTCCGCGGGCACAGTGACCGGAACCGCCCGGGTCATCCTGGACCCGGCCGGGGCCCGGCTGGAGCCGGGCGAAATCCTGGTCGCTCCGTCCACGGACCCGGGCTGGACTCCGCTCTTCCTGACCGCCGGGGCCCTGGTGATGGAGATGGGCGGACCCGTGTCGCACGGAGCTGTGGTGGCGCGCGAATACGGGATCCCCGCCGTCGTTGGTGTCCCGGACGCGACCCTTCGCATTGCCACCGGCGACACAATCACCGTGGACGGCGCGGCCGGAACGATCGTGTGCAGCGCACGTCCGGCTTCTTCCTGAGGGCAGCAGAAGCGGGCCCGTTCCACAGCAGCTTCACAGTTACGCCACAGTGGCGGCTTAGGCCCGGGCCGCACCGTGGAAGCATGACAAATCATTCTGAAAACACACCGCACACCTTCCTCTACGGCTCAACCGGAGGCAGCGATCCTGATCCCGCACCGCAGGACGATGAGCCGCGCCTTCCGCTGATACGGCGGCCCGAGTTCATCTTCGTGCTGCTGCTGGTGGTCCTGTTCCTTGGAATCTGCGTCTACCTGTTCATCAGGTTCGTACTACCCATCCTGACGCAGATCATCGACGCCCTCCAGGCGACCGGCGCTGCCTGACCGGCCCCGGCCCTGCCAGCACAGGAGGTTCCCATGTCGAGCACGACCGCCCCGGAGATCCGGGGCAGCCTGCTAAACGACCGCTACCAAGTGGGTCCGATGATCGGCCGGGGCGGCATGGGAACCGTCTACCGGGCCGTGGACCACGTCCTTCGGCGGGAAGTCGCCGTCAAGGTGTTCCACCCGGATCTCCACCAGCCGGGCCTGCTGGACTCGCAGCGGCTGGAAACCGAGACCATGGCGCGGCTGAACCATCCCGGCCTCGTCGCCCTCTACGACGCGGGCACCGCCAGGCATGACAGGCAGGAGCTGTCCTTCATGGTCATGGAGCTCGTCGCGGGAGTGGACCTGCGGCTCCAGCTGGCGGCAGCTCCCTTGGGGCTGGAGACGACGGCGCGGCTCGGGGCCCGGCTGGCCGCCACTCTCCACTACGTCCACGGCCGGGCAACCATCCATCGCGACATTAAACCCAGCAATATCCTGCTGGCCAGGTATTCCGACGACGAAGACCTGCAGCCCAAGCTCGCCGACTTCGGTATCGCCGCGCTCATCGGGCGGCCGCGGCCCGTACCGGAGCTGACCGTCGGCACCGCCGCCTACCTCAGCCCCGAACAGGTCCGCGGACGGGAGGCCGGCCCGCCGTCGGACATCTACTCGCTCGGGCTGGTGCTGCTGCAGTGCCTCACGGGCGAAACGGAATACCAGGGTCCGCCCATCGACTCGGCGCTGGCCCGGCTGACCCGTCCGCCGCGGATTCCCGCGGACCTTCCCGGGGGCGTGGCGGAACTTCTTCAAGCCATGACGGACTCGGACGAGGCGCACCGCCCCACCGCAGCGGAAGTCACCCTCTCGCTGAGGCGGGCAGGCAGCGATCCGGACACCGCACGCCGGCTGCGCGACCCCGCGCAGCACGAGACGCCAGGGCTCCGGCCGCCGGACCTGGCGCCGCTGCTTCCCGCCCTGCGGCCCGCCGAACTTACCAACGCTACCCGGGCCTTCCTGCCCGTGGCCGTGGCGCCGGCACCGCCGACAGCCAGCCTCGGCCAGCTCCTCCCCCCCGACGCGCCGCCGGCTGCCCGTCGACGACCCTTCCCAAGACGGCGCGCCGCCATCCTCGCCTCGGCCGCCGCCACGGCCCTGGCCGGCGTCGCAGTCCTGCCCGCCATGCTTCCCGCCGTCTTTCCCTCCGACCCGGCGGGTTCCGCCCCCAATCCGGCCGTCCTCCAGCGGCTTGACGACAACCTGACCCTGCTCGAAGAAAGCCTGGCCCCATGAACATTTCAGCGCCCTTCGCCAAGCCCCTCATCGGCGGCACGCTCGCCGCCCTGCTGCTGGCCGGCTGCTCGGCCCAGCAGGCCAAGGTCTCGCCGGCCGCTCCCGGCTCGCTGCAGGAACGCGCCCAGTCCGTCATGCAGCTGGCCAAGGACAAGGACTACACTGGCGCGCTTGCAGAGATCGATTCCCTGACCGACGACGTCCGCGACGCGGGTGCCACCGGAGAGCTGCCCCGGCAGCAGTGGCTCCAGGCCGAGGCGGCGCTGGCCCAGCTGCGCACCGATCTCGAGGCCCTCACTGGAGGTGTCTCGCCCGCCTCCGCGGACAACACTTCGTCCGCGCCCGTGCCCTCCGCCACGCCATCGCCCTCCGCTGCGCCCGAGGACAACTGCGACGACCAGCCAGACCAGGACCGTGGCAGGGGCACCGATGACAACGTCGGAACCACGGATGACGAGGAAGACTGGCAGGACTGGCAGGACCAGCAGGACGACTGGGACGACCAGACCTCGGCCGACGCCGGCAACGGCTCGGACAGCGACGACGACGAATGGCTCGCGGAGGCCGAGTGGCGGGACGATTAGGCAGCGGCCGGCTTGAGGACGTACCCGGCGCCGCGAAGGGTATGGATCATCGGCGCCCGTCCGGCGTCGATCTTCTTGCGCAGATACGAAATGTAGAGTTCGACGATGTTGTTGTGCCCGCCGAAATCGTAGTTCCAGACCTGGTCCAGGATCTGGCCCTTGCTCAGGACGGTCCGCGGATTGTCCATCAGGTAGTGCAGCAGGTCGAACTCCGTGGTGGTCAGCTGCACCGGCTCGCCGCCGCGCGTGACCTCACGGGTGTCCAGGTTCATCACCAGGTCCCCGACCACCAGCTCGGCCGTCCGCGCCGCCGCCGCACCGGACCGCTGCACCAGCCGGCAGAGCCGCAGCAGCAGCTCCTCCATGCTGAACGGCTTGGTCACGTAGTCGTCGCCGCCGGCGGCCAGGCCGGTGATCCGGTCGGACACCGCGTCCTTGGCGGTCAGGAACAGGGCCGGCACCTCCGGCGCGAAGGTCCGGATCCGGTTCAGCGCGTCCAGTCCGTCGAATCCCGGAATCATCACGTCCAGGACCAGCACATCCGGCCGCGTCTCCCGGGCCAGCCGCACGGCCGACGGTCCGTCGTCGGCCACCGCGACTTCCCAGCCGGCCAGCTGCAGTCCCATGCGGACCAGGTCGGACAGCTGTGGTTCGTCGTCGACCACCAGGGCGCGGATCCGGCTGCCGTCCGGACGGCTCAGCCGGGGCAGGCTGGCCACGAAGTCGAGGGAATCCTGCGCGGCCATACAAGCGCTCCTGAAGATCACGTCAACGGGCAGATACTGAACCAACAATAGCCATTACAGTTACCTCATCACCTTGGGAAGGAGCTGGGAGCTCCGCTCGCGAAGGACAGATCCGGAAGACAAACATGGACAATCGGGGGAAGCCGGACACGGCGCAGGGGGGCACCGAAGCGGCCGTGCCCCGGGAGCTGCCCGGGCACGGCCGCGGCCGCCGCCTGTTCCGGCCGTGGCAGCTGCGGACCAAGCTGGTGATCATCGTCCTGGCCCTGATCGCCGCGATCTGCGCCGCGGTCGGCCTCTCTGCCCACGCCGCCATGGAATCTTTCCTCAGCGGCCAGCTGAACGAGCAGCTCGAACAGGCCTCCACCCGTGCCCTGCGGTCGCAGGATGACTTCCGCCCCGAAGACGAGGACGACCGCAACGGGGACGGCCGCGACAGCGAGTCGGACCAGAACGGGTCCGGACAGGCACCCGAACCGGCGGATCCCCTGACCACCCCCGGCCAGGTCGTCGGCGTGCTGAACGCGCGCATCAGCGAGAGCGACGTCCGCAATGCGGGTGTCTTTATGCCCGACGGCGAACATCAGGACCTCACCGCGGCGGACATGCGGGCCATCACCGGCCTGGAGCTGAACGCCGCCCCCGTAGAGCGCCAGCTCTCGTTCGGCGAGTACCGGCTGGTCGCCCGCTGGAGCGAGCGCCGCGAGGCCACGATCGTCACCGGCCTGCCCCTGCTGGCCAAAGAACAGACCCTCGACTCGCTGACCCGGACCATGACCGGCGTGTCCGTCGCGGGCCTGGTGGCGGCCGCCCTCATCGGCACCCTGATCATCCGCCGGACCCTGCGCCCGCTCGGGCAGCTATCCGGCGTCGCCACCTCGGTCTCCCGGCTGCCGCTGGGCCGGGGCCACGTCGCCATCGGCGAACGCGTCCCCGCAAAGATCGCCGCCCCCACCACGGAGGTCGGGCGAGTCGGCCATGCCTTCAACCTGATGCTGGACAACGTCGCGGGTGCCTTCGATGCCCGGCACCGGAGCGAGACCAAGCTGCGCCAGTTCGTGGCCGACGCCAGCCACGAACTTCGCACTCCCCTGACCGCCATCCGCGGCTACTCCGAAATGATCCGGCTGACCGAGCAGCTCAGCCCGCAGGGCCGGTCCTCGATCGGGAAAGTGGAATCCGAGGCCAAGCGGATGACCGCCCTGGTCGAGGACCTGCTCCTGCTCGCGCGGATGGACGAAGGCCAGCGCGCCGAGCAAAGCGAGGTCGACCTGACCGCACTGGTCGCCGAGTCCGTCAACGACGTCCGCGCCATCGCGCCGAGCCACCGCTGGGTCCTCGACGTCCCCGACGACCCGGTCACGATCCGCGCCAATCCGGGACAGCTGCGCCAGGTCCTGGTCAACCTGCTGACCAACGCCCACCGGCACACCGGCCAGGGGACCACGGTCGTCACCTCGCTGGCCCGGGGCGACGGCTACGTGCGGGTGAGTGTGGCGGACGACGGCCCCGGGATCCCCGAGCACTTCGTCGGCCAGATCTTCTCCCGCTTCGCCCGCGCCGACGCGTCCCGCTCCGACCGCAACGGCACGCACGGCCTCGGCCTTTCGATCGTCAAGGCCATCGTCGCCTCGCACGACGGCACCGTCGGCGTCGACAGCCGCCCCGGGCATACCGAATTCGTCGTGCGCCTCCCCTCGGCCGGGACCGTTCCCACCGGGAACTGACGGACGACGGCGGGTGGCCGGGCAGGCGTTATCCGTCCCGTCCCGTCCGGGTCAGGGACAATCGGCCGTTGCCGCATCCGCCGGTCCAGGAGGAACATGGCCTTCGGAGAGGAGCAGCCATGCCGCACCCGGACGAAGGCGCACCCGCCCCGGCCACCGAGGCACCGGCGTCGTACCGTGCCGCAGGAATCGCCGGCGTCGCCTCCTACCGGCGGATCAACGACTTCCTGACAACCTCGGTTTATGCCCGGCGGCGGGACGAGCCCGGAGTCTGCGACTTTGCGCTCGGCAACCCGCACGACATGCCCTCGGAGCAGTACGTCTCCGCCTACCGCGAGGCGCTCAGCCCGCGGAACGAGGCCTGGTACGCCTACAAGACCAACGAGCCGGCCGCCCGGGAGGCCGCCGCGGCCTCGCTGGAGCGGCACCTTGGCGTCGGCTTCCACGCCGAGGACCTCTACCTGACCACCGGCGGCTTCACGGCGATCGCCATGGCACTGAAGGCCATCGCGGATCCCGGCGACGAGGTCATCTACAGCCTGCCGCCGTGGTTCTGCTACGAACCGCTGATCACCGAGGCCGCGCTGGTGCCGGCCAAGGTGAAGATCAACACGGACACGTTCGACGTCGACCTGGCCGCCATCGCCGCGGCCATCACTTCGCGCACGCGGGCGGTGATCGTGAACTCGCCGAACAACCCCACCGGCCGGATCTACCCGCCGGAGCTGCTCACCGCCCTCGCGGCGCTGCTCGAGGAGGCCTCGGCGCGCATCGGGCGGCGCATCTACCTGATCTCCGACGAAGCCTACAATCGCATCGTGTTCGACGGCGCCCGCTTCCACAGTCCCGCCGAGTTCTACCCCTACACCCTGGTCGCCTACACCTACGGAAAGACGCACCTGGCCCCGGGTGAGCGCATCGGCTACCTCGCCCTGCCCGCCGCCATGCCGGTCCGCCGGCAGCTGGCCGACGCGCTGGCCGCCCTCCAGCTGGCGATGGGCTGGATTTACCCCAACGCCGTCCTTCAGCATGCGCTGCCCGCGCTCGAGCGGTTCACCATCGATATCGGCGCCCTCGAACGGAAGCGGGACCTGATGGTGGAGTCTCTGTCCGGGATGGGCTACCGCATCCGGAAGACGGAGGGCAGCTTCTACCTCTACATCCCCTCCCCCGGCCCGGACGACATGGCCTTCACTGAGGAAGTGGGCGCGGACGGGGTCCTCGTGATGCCCGGCGCCCTGTTCGAGACCCCGGGCTTCTTCCGGGTCTCGCTCACCGCCAGCGAAGACATGGTCCGGCGCAGCCTGCCCGTCTTCGAGGAGGTCCTCCGCCGGCACGGGTAGCCGGAGCGGCCGGCGGCGGAGCGACCCGCCGCCGGCCATCTCTTACTTGGCCGCCTCCTACCGGGCGGCGGGGACGCGGATGAGCTTCTTGTTCACGAACTCCTGCATCCCGAAGCTCGCCAGCTCGCGGCCCACGCCGGAGCGCTTCACGCCGCCGAACGGCAGGTCCGCCTGCGTGTCCGCAACCGAGTTAATGAAGACCATCCCGGTGTCCAGCCGGTCCGCGACGTCTTTGGCCTTCTCCACGTCGGCGCTGAATACCGCTCCGCCGAGGCCGTAGGGAGAACTGTTTGCCAGCTCGATCGCTTCCGCGGCGTCCGCGACCTTGTAGACCACGGCGGCCGGGCCGAAGAGCTCCTCCGTGTAGGCCCGCATACCCGGCTCCACTCCGGTCAGCACCGTAGGCTCCACGTAGGCGCCGGGGCCGTCGACCAGGTGGCCGCCGGTGTGCAGGGTGGCCCCCTTCGAGACGGCATCGTTGATCTGTTCCACCAGCCCCTCGGCGGCGGCGCGGGAGGACAGCGGCCCGAACCGGGTGGCCGGGTCCAGGGGATCGCCGGGCGTGATGCGGGCCATCCGAGCCGTGAACTTCTCGACGAACTCCTCGTAGAGGTCCTCGACGACGATGAAGCGCTTGGACGCGGTGCATGCCTGGCCGGCATTGCCCATCCGTCCGCCCACCGCCGCCTTCACGGTGGCGTCCAGGTCCTCCGAATCCAGCAGGATGAACGGGTCGCTGCCGCCGAGTTCCAGCACGTACTTCTTCAGGTGCTGCCCCGCCAGGGCGGCCACGGCGGCGCCGGCGCGTTCGCTGCCGGTCAGGGAGACGCCCTGGACGCGCGGATCGGCGATGATGTCGGCGACCTGCCCGTTCGTGGCGAAGACATTCACGTAGGCGCCCTCGGGCAGCTGGGCGTCCCGGAAGATCTGTTCCATGGCCAGCGCGGACTGCGGGCAGCTCGGCGCGTGCTTGAGCAGGATGGTGTTGCCGAGCATCAGGTTGGGTGCCGCGAACCGCGCCACCTGGTAGTAGGGGTAGTTCCACGGCATGATGCCCAGCAGCACGCCAACGGGCGCGGAGCGGACTACCGCCTCGCCGCCGCCGCGGACCTTGAGCGGCTCGTCCGCCATGAACCCGGGGCCCTCTTCGGCGTAGTACTCGTAGATGTCGGCCACCAGGCCTACCTCGCCCAGCGCCTGGCTGACCGGCTTGCCCATTTCGAGGCTGATCAGCTCGGCGAGTTCCTGTCGCCGCTCGCGGTACAGCGCGGCCACGCGCCGCAGGACCTCGGAGCGGTCCCCGACGGCGGAATGCCGCCACGATTCAAAAGCCGTCTGTGCCTGCTTCAGCGCGGTCTGGATTTCCTCGTCGCTGGCGGTGGGTGCTTCGAAGATCGTTTCCCCGGTGGCTGGATTGATGCTCTGGTAATGACTCATGCTCATCAAAATATCTCCTTATCAGGGTGGCCGCTCCAGCATTTCCCCATATTTCTTCGGATTTATCCCATGCGCGAACAAATCGATCGGCAATGTTGAAATATCCCCGCGCCGGCAGAGTAGAATATCGTCATTCCCGGCAGTGGCCAGCCGTCATGCCTGCCTGGATCCGGCCGTAAGGAGAGATCGTGGCGTCACCCCCGGTGCTGCAGTCGCAGATCTACCGCTCCTTGCCCGAGATGGAGCGCTCGGAAGCCATCGTGCGCCGGATTTCGACGGCCATCTCGCTCGGCATGCTGCGGGTCGGCGAACGGCTCCCGGCGGAGTCGGAGCTGTCCGAGATGTTCGGCGTCGCCGGTGCGACCCTGCGCGAGGCGCTGGCGGCGCTCCGCGACCAGGGCGTGGTGGAGACCAGGCGCGGCCGCAACGGCGGAACCTTCGTAGTGAAGTCCCCGGCCACGCAGGCTGAGCAGCTGCGCCGGTACCTGCGGGAGACCTCCATCGCGGACCTGCGCGACCTCGGCGATGAGCAGACGGCAGTGGCGTCCGCCGCCGCCCGCCTGGCCTGCGACCGCGCCCACCCCAATGACCTGGACCGGCTGGAACAGCTGGCCCGCGGGCTCGAGCGCGCCGACTCCCCGGAGGGCCGGGCTCGGGCGGACAGCCGCTTCCACATCGAGCTGGCCGTGGTCGCACAGTCACCCCGGCTGACCGCGCAGGAGATCCGGCTGCAGGCGGAAGTCGGCCAGTTGCTGTGGACGCCGCTGGCCGCTATTTTCGACTCCGCGGCAGCCGCGCGGGAGCATCTGGAGATCGTCGACGCCGTGCGGGCGGATGATCCGGACAGGGCCCAGCGGCTGGTCCAGGAGCACATCCGGCGGAACACCTATCATCTGATCGACACCAAGCTCACGCTGACCCATTCCGTCGAGGAACAGGAGATCCCATGAACGCGCCCGTATCGGCCCGGGCCGTGGCCACGTCCATGGGCACGGCCATCGAGTCGTGGCTGAACGCGCTGTACCGGGACCTCTCGTCCTGCTCCGCCCAGGTGGAGGAGCAGCTGGAAGCGAAGATCCATGCGGGCGATAAAGTCTCCCGGAATGACATTTCGGGACTGCGTGGAATATCCGTCGAATTCCTGAATTCCCACCCTATTGTAGTCGGGGCAGGAGTCATTTTCTCCATTTCGGCATTAAAGGACGCGGAAGGCGTCCTGGAATGGTGGTTCCGGAATGCCGCGGGGGAAATCGAAAAGCTGGATTTCGATTTGGCGCCCGAAGGCGAACGGTTCTACGACTACGAGCAACTCCCATGGTTTTCCATTGCGGCCAAGACCGGCCGGCAGTCCATCGCCGGTCCGTACGTCGACTACTTGGGCTTCGACGAGTACATCATGACCTGCACCGTACCCAGCTACGTCCACGGGCAGTTCATCGGGGTCACCGGCTGCGACATCCGGATCCGGGACCTGGAAAATACCTTCATCCCGTTCGTCCGAAGGATCCCGGGCGACGCCGCGATCCTCAACGGCCAGAACCGGGTCATCCTGGGAAACTCGGGCCGCTTCATCGTCGGGGAACGGGTCAAGACGGAGCCGGAAGGCTTCTGCTTCATCCCGCTGAACGTGCCGAACCTCGACCTGCGCCTGATCTGCGCGGCTGAGTAGCCGCACAGACCAGGCCGGCCGCCGCATCAGGTCCGGCCCGCCTCAAGTCCGACCCGCCTCGGCTAGGTTTCGCACCTCCGCCACGGCGTTGGCCCGGCTCTGCCGCACGAATTCCTCGAACAGCAGCGAGCGGTGCCCCGCGTCGCCGTCGGAATCCTCCGGATGCCACTGCACGCCGACCACCCAGGTCCTGCCCGGATGTTCGGTGCCTTCGACCACGCCGTCCCGCGCCACCGCCGCCACGGCGAGCTCCGGGGCCACGGTCCCGACAACCTGATGGTGGCCCGAGCGCACGGTCACCGAGTCCCGGCCCAGGATGGCGGCGACCTTCGACCCCGGCAGCAGGTCCACTTCCTCGTCGAGGAACATCGGCTCCCCCGGCCCGCCCCGGTGCAGGTGCCACGGGTCCAGGTCGGGAATCAGCGTCCCGCCGCACGCCACGTTGAGCAGCTGCGAGCCGCGGCAGATGGCCAGCAGCGGCTGGTCCCGCTCCAGCACCCCGCGGATCAGCTCCAGGCAGTACTCGTCCGCGCGCAGGTCCACGCCGTACGCGTTCGGCACCGGATCGGTATGGCCGTACAGCGAGCCGTCCACGTCCCCGCCGCCGAGGAAGAGCACCCCGTCGTAGCCGGCCAGCGCGGCCTCCGGCAGCAGTTCTTCGGCCGCGCTGTCCACCAGTTCGGCCCGCGCGCCGGCCGCGTGCAGCGTCTCGAACGCCACGCGGGTGAACCGCTCCATCAGTTCCAGCGTCTGTTCCGTCATGCCCGGGAAGGTCAGGGAAACAACGACGGCGATGCGCGGCGCCTCGGGGCCGAGCGTCCCGTTGTCCGGCAGCACCGCGGCCGGATCCACGCGCAGCGGTTCCGCGCTCACCGGGCACCTGCCAGCTGCGGGCCGGCGGCAGCACCCCGCGCCGACGGGCCTTGCCCTTCACCGCCGCGGTAGGCCCGGGCGGCCTCGACCACCCAGGCGAACAGGGCATGGTCGGCGGGATTGCTGTCGGCGGTGTCCTCCGGGTGCCACTGCACGGCCAGCAGCGGCGCGCCCGGAACCTCGAGGGCCTCCACGACGCCGTCGTCGGCCCGCGCGGTGACCTGCAGGCCCGCGCCCAGTTCCCCTGCCGCCTGGTGGTGGTAGGAGGAGACGTCCACCGGCCCGGCCCCGACCACGGACGCCAGCAGCGACCCGGCCGCGACCGTGACCGGGTGCACGGCGCCCTTGTGCTGGACGCTGTCCGCTTCGCGGCCCGGCTCCAGGTGCGGGATCAATGTGCCTCCGCGGGCCACGTTGAGCAGCTGCAGCCCGCGGCAGATCGCCAGCGTCGGCACCCCCGCGGCGACGCACGCGGCCAGGACCTCGGTTTCGAACGCGTCCTGTCCCGCGTAGTCGGCGGGCCAGTAGTGCTCGTCCGGCTCCGCCCCGTACAGCGCGGGCGAAACGTCCGCGCCCCCGGGCAGCACCACGCCGTCGAACCTTTCCACCTGGTCCGCGGCGGCCGCGCCCTCCGGGAACATGATCACCGGCTCGCCGCCGGCCGCGGCGATGCTGCGCAGCACCTGGGCGGCCACCGCCACCCCCTCGAAGCGCAGCCCGTGGACCGAGCTGGACCACATGCCCGGCACCCCGATCAGCGGCCGGCTCATGCGGCCACCTCCGCTCCGAGCGGGAACGGCAGCTGCGGCATCCACTGCCCCCAGATCCGCTCCAGCCGGCCGTCGGCCACCACCGTGGCGAGCGCGGTGTTGAGGTCGGCGAGCAGGAACGGGTTGTCCTGGGCCACGCCCACTCCCCATCGGTTTCCGGTCGGATGCGTGAAGGCCACGTCGTAGGCCGGGTCCCCGCCGAGCGGGACGGTGACGACGTCGTCGTCCACCATGGCGTCCACCTCCCCGTTGCGAAGGGCCGCGAGCATGTCCCCGAAGACGTCCTCGCCGGTGAACGGCACCGGGACGGCGCCGGGGAAGGTCACCGCGAGCTTCATATTCGCGCTGCCCTCGATCGCCGCCACTTTGTAGCCGGCCAGGTCCTCCGGCGAGCGCGCCGGATCGCCCTTGCGGACCAGCACGGTCTCGTCGAACACGGCGTACGGGTCGGTGAAATTCACTACCGCCTGGCGCTCCGGGATGATGCCCTGGCCGCACCAGACGGCATCCACGCGGTGCTCGCGCACGGCCGGCAGCATGTCGTCCCAGGCCAGGAACACCCACTCGACGCGCAGGCCCAGCACGGAGGCCGCCAGCTCGGCCGCGGCCGGCTCGTAGCCGCGCCGGTGTCCACCGTCGGCCAGGTTGAACAGCGGCGGGGCCTCCGAGTCGATGCAGGCCAGCCGCAGGACGCCGGGGGAAAGGGTTGCTCCGCGGCTCACGGGATGGTCTCCCAGTACATCTCGCGGTCCCACTCCGTGATGGCGCCGCAGTACCGCGCCCACTCCTCCTGCTTCAGCTGGGTGTAGATGGAGACCAGGTCCGCCGGCAGCGCCGAGGTGAGGTAGGTGTCCGAGACGAACGCGTCGATGGCGTCCCCCAGGGTGAGCGGCAGCTGGCCGCCGATCGCCGGCACGT is a genomic window of Arthrobacter sp. Marseille-P9274 containing:
- a CDS encoding serine/threonine-protein kinase, with product MSSTTAPEIRGSLLNDRYQVGPMIGRGGMGTVYRAVDHVLRREVAVKVFHPDLHQPGLLDSQRLETETMARLNHPGLVALYDAGTARHDRQELSFMVMELVAGVDLRLQLAAAPLGLETTARLGARLAATLHYVHGRATIHRDIKPSNILLARYSDDEDLQPKLADFGIAALIGRPRPVPELTVGTAAYLSPEQVRGREAGPPSDIYSLGLVLLQCLTGETEYQGPPIDSALARLTRPPRIPADLPGGVAELLQAMTDSDEAHRPTAAEVTLSLRRAGSDPDTARRLRDPAQHETPGLRPPDLAPLLPALRPAELTNATRAFLPVAVAPAPPTASLGQLLPPDAPPAARRRPFPRRRAAILASAAATALAGVAVLPAMLPAVFPSDPAGSAPNPAVLQRLDDNLTLLEESLAP
- a CDS encoding response regulator transcription factor, yielding MAAQDSLDFVASLPRLSRPDGSRIRALVVDDEPQLSDLVRMGLQLAGWEVAVADDGPSAVRLARETRPDVLVLDVMIPGFDGLDALNRIRTFAPEVPALFLTAKDAVSDRITGLAAGGDDYVTKPFSMEELLLRLCRLVQRSGAAAARTAELVVGDLVMNLDTREVTRGGEPVQLTTTEFDLLHYLMDNPRTVLSKGQILDQVWNYDFGGHNNIVELYISYLRKKIDAGRAPMIHTLRGAGYVLKPAAA
- a CDS encoding cell wall metabolism sensor histidine kinase WalK, translating into MDNRGKPDTAQGGTEAAVPRELPGHGRGRRLFRPWQLRTKLVIIVLALIAAICAAVGLSAHAAMESFLSGQLNEQLEQASTRALRSQDDFRPEDEDDRNGDGRDSESDQNGSGQAPEPADPLTTPGQVVGVLNARISESDVRNAGVFMPDGEHQDLTAADMRAITGLELNAAPVERQLSFGEYRLVARWSERREATIVTGLPLLAKEQTLDSLTRTMTGVSVAGLVAAALIGTLIIRRTLRPLGQLSGVATSVSRLPLGRGHVAIGERVPAKIAAPTTEVGRVGHAFNLMLDNVAGAFDARHRSETKLRQFVADASHELRTPLTAIRGYSEMIRLTEQLSPQGRSSIGKVESEAKRMTALVEDLLLLARMDEGQRAEQSEVDLTALVAESVNDVRAIAPSHRWVLDVPDDPVTIRANPGQLRQVLVNLLTNAHRHTGQGTTVVTSLARGDGYVRVSVADDGPGIPEHFVGQIFSRFARADASRSDRNGTHGLGLSIVKAIVASHDGTVGVDSRPGHTEFVVRLPSAGTVPTGN
- a CDS encoding aminotransferase class I/II-fold pyridoxal phosphate-dependent enzyme yields the protein MPHPDEGAPAPATEAPASYRAAGIAGVASYRRINDFLTTSVYARRRDEPGVCDFALGNPHDMPSEQYVSAYREALSPRNEAWYAYKTNEPAAREAAAASLERHLGVGFHAEDLYLTTGGFTAIAMALKAIADPGDEVIYSLPPWFCYEPLITEAALVPAKVKINTDTFDVDLAAIAAAITSRTRAVIVNSPNNPTGRIYPPELLTALAALLEEASARIGRRIYLISDEAYNRIVFDGARFHSPAEFYPYTLVAYTYGKTHLAPGERIGYLALPAAMPVRRQLADALAALQLAMGWIYPNAVLQHALPALERFTIDIGALERKRDLMVESLSGMGYRIRKTEGSFYLYIPSPGPDDMAFTEEVGADGVLVMPGALFETPGFFRVSLTASEDMVRRSLPVFEEVLRRHG
- a CDS encoding NAD-dependent succinate-semialdehyde dehydrogenase encodes the protein MSMSHYQSINPATGETIFEAPTASDEEIQTALKQAQTAFESWRHSAVGDRSEVLRRVAALYRERRQELAELISLEMGKPVSQALGEVGLVADIYEYYAEEGPGFMADEPLKVRGGGEAVVRSAPVGVLLGIMPWNYPYYQVARFAAPNLMLGNTILLKHAPSCPQSALAMEQIFRDAQLPEGAYVNVFATNGQVADIIADPRVQGVSLTGSERAGAAVAALAGQHLKKYVLELGGSDPFILLDSEDLDATVKAAVGGRMGNAGQACTASKRFIVVEDLYEEFVEKFTARMARITPGDPLDPATRFGPLSSRAAAEGLVEQINDAVSKGATLHTGGHLVDGPGAYVEPTVLTGVEPGMRAYTEELFGPAAVVYKVADAAEAIELANSSPYGLGGAVFSADVEKAKDVADRLDTGMVFINSVADTQADLPFGGVKRSGVGRELASFGMQEFVNKKLIRVPAAR
- a CDS encoding FadR/GntR family transcriptional regulator, which gives rise to MASPPVLQSQIYRSLPEMERSEAIVRRISTAISLGMLRVGERLPAESELSEMFGVAGATLREALAALRDQGVVETRRGRNGGTFVVKSPATQAEQLRRYLRETSIADLRDLGDEQTAVASAAARLACDRAHPNDLDRLEQLARGLERADSPEGRARADSRFHIELAVVAQSPRLTAQEIRLQAEVGQLLWTPLAAIFDSAAAAREHLEIVDAVRADDPDRAQRLVQEHIRRNTYHLIDTKLTLTHSVEEQEIP
- a CDS encoding cache domain-containing protein produces the protein MNAPVSARAVATSMGTAIESWLNALYRDLSSCSAQVEEQLEAKIHAGDKVSRNDISGLRGISVEFLNSHPIVVGAGVIFSISALKDAEGVLEWWFRNAAGEIEKLDFDLAPEGERFYDYEQLPWFSIAAKTGRQSIAGPYVDYLGFDEYIMTCTVPSYVHGQFIGVTGCDIRIRDLENTFIPFVRRIPGDAAILNGQNRVILGNSGRFIVGERVKTEPEGFCFIPLNVPNLDLRLICAAE
- a CDS encoding gamma-glutamyl-gamma-aminobutyrate hydrolase family protein, with amino-acid sequence MSAEPLRVDPAAVLPDNGTLGPEAPRIAVVVSLTFPGMTEQTLELMERFTRVAFETLHAAGARAELVDSAAEELLPEAALAGYDGVLFLGGGDVDGSLYGHTDPVPNAYGVDLRADEYCLELIRGVLERDQPLLAICRGSQLLNVACGGTLIPDLDPWHLHRGGPGEPMFLDEEVDLLPGSKVAAILGRDSVTVRSGHHQVVGTVAPELAVAAVARDGVVEGTEHPGRTWVVGVQWHPEDSDGDAGHRSLLFEEFVRQSRANAVAEVRNLAEAGRT
- a CDS encoding gamma-glutamyl-gamma-aminobutyrate hydrolase family protein, whose product is MSRPLIGVPGMWSSSVHGLRFEGVAVAAQVLRSIAAAGGEPVIMFPEGAAAADQVERFDGVVLPGGADVSPALYGAEPDEHYWPADYAGQDAFETEVLAACVAAGVPTLAICRGLQLLNVARGGTLIPHLEPGREADSVQHKGAVHPVTVAAGSLLASVVGAGPVDVSSYHHQAAGELGAGLQVTARADDGVVEALEVPGAPLLAVQWHPEDTADSNPADHALFAWVVEAARAYRGGEGQGPSARGAAAGPQLAGAR